TAGATCCAAGAGGCAAGTTTCTTCGAATACATCAAGACAAGACGCATCGTCTTTCAAGGATAAGGGTTACGTGTCTAACATCTACTATATAGTGTTAATACCGACACACGAAGTAAAAGACAAATTTATTTTCTCTTTTTCTTTTTTTGCTTTCCACTTTATTATTATTCAGCACTGTGTCATGGACTGTTACGAACACGTACGTACTCGACTTTGAAAAAATATCCATCCGGTTTCTTTTATTATATGGTTTGGAGTTTGTATCGGACACGTGTTTAGAAGCATCATGCCGACATATGCTATTGTGCCACGTGTCGCTTTCACATGACGATTCACTAATTTAATAGTTGATCAATATCCAAAACCGGACTATAAATGTACCTTCCAGGAGCTTTAACAAACCTTCATCAATATCCAAGTATCTCATCACATCGAACAGAAAGAAAAGTGTTTTTAGCTAGCTGAAAGTTTTTGCTTAGAAAGGAGAGAAGAAGAAGATGGCTTCTTACCAGAACCGACCAGGAGCTCAGGCTACTGATGAGTACGGAAACCCCATCCAGCAGTTGGACGAGTATGGAAACCCGATTGGCGGTGGAGGATACGGGACAGGTGGTGGCCTTGGAGCGACCGGAGGAGGAGGTTATGGGACTGGTGGAGGATACGGCGGAGGAGCCACAGGTGGGACTTACGGGACAGGTGGCGAAGGATACGGGGCAGGAACTGGAGCCTTGGGAGCAGGCGCAGGTGGTAGGCATCACGGCCAACAGCAACTCCATAAGGAAAGTGGTGGTGGCTTGGGAGGAATGCTTCACCGCTCTGGATCCGGATCTAGCTCTAGCTCGGTACGTTACACCAAATATAATATAATATTAACATGCGTACGTGTATTAATTAATGTGGCGTATTCTTGTATTAACAAGTATCCGACATAATGACAGGAGGATGATGGGCAAGGTGGGAGGAGGAAGAAGAAGGGAATAACTGATAAGATTAAGGAAAAGTTGCCAGGCCATCATGATCAGTCTTCTGGTCAATCTCAAGGGATGGGAATGGGAACTACCACTGGTTATGATGCTGGAGGCTACGGTGGTGAGCGCCACGAGAAGAAGGGGATGATGGAAAAGATCAAGGAAAAGCTTCCCGGTGGTGGTGGTCATCATTAAGCAACTATACTACATAAACTTGTATACCAGATAAATAAAAATAAAGAAGGGATCTTAACGCAGTGTGTTTTCTACATGTGTACGTCGTGAGATGTGTTATGGGCATCTGGCTCTTTTTATGTTCTTGAGACATGTATCAATACTTTCAATATCTATAAATCTACTTCCTTGTTAAACTTAATGTATGTTATCGCTCCTTGTCGATATCGTCTATCGGGAATAACTGTTGTCCGAGAAAGCCTAATTATTAATAGGTTAAGTGTTCCCGTTTCCGAGCTAGCTCGGTGCTTCCCCACTCCCCTCCAGTGTATAGGGCTTTTTCTGCACCGAATGAGAATTGGTTCTTGGGGCAGTCGCGAACATGAGCCTGTCATATATCGTGGGCTTTCATTT
This genomic interval from Brassica oleracea var. oleracea cultivar TO1000 chromosome C2, BOL, whole genome shotgun sequence contains the following:
- the LOC106325142 gene encoding dehydrin Rab18-like — encoded protein: MASYQNRPGAQATDEYGNPIQQLDEYGNPIGGGGYGTGGGLGATGGGGYGTGGGYGGGATGGTYGTGGEGYGAGTGALGAGAGGRHHGQQQLHKESGGGLGGMLHRSGSGSSSSSEDDGQGGRRKKKGITDKIKEKLPGHHDQSSGQSQGMGMGTTTGYDAGGYGGERHEKKGMMEKIKEKLPGGGGHH